The segment CCTatgtgtgtttggggttttttttaagtgtagTGATTCTTAAGAGCATTATATTTGTAAATGCTGTAAGAGCTTGCAGTTAAATGACTTACAGAAATGCAGTGTTGTTACTTTTAAAGTTCTCTTATGctcctttttcctccttgttttgtttttgttttttccaggtATGCATTCCTCGACAGCCACAGAACTATTTGTTACTGGAGCTTTGCCAACCTCTGGAACATTTCCACCAACCTCTGCTTTGTCAGCGTATCAGCATCCCAACACCTTCAGCAGCAGAAACTTTGCTACTACCCCTTCTCTTACTCTTCAAGATGCCACTTTCAGCGCTACGTCCAACGGTCTCCTAACTGCCCATGATCCTTTATTGCAGATTAAAACATCCCAAGGCACTGTTCCCACCGCTTTGACATTCGAGCGCCTGGGCAGCTCCGTTCTGAGTACCAGTGTACCCCCCCAGTCATCAACATATCGTTCTGCTCAAGAATCTGCACCCCACCTTTTGCAGCCTCAGTTCAGTTTGTTGCCTTCGACCCTTGGAGGAGCCCAGCAGGTGTCTCAGGCCTACAGCACATCTGTCTTCACTGGTTCCACTGCTTCCATGGACAGAGCACTTCAGCGAGAATGTAGTGTTATTAAACACCACCAGCGGCCTTCGAGTACTCAGTCTGTCCAGCCTCAGCTGACTGTTTCACAGCATTCCTTACACAGCTATTTAACAAGTACAAGTGGAGTTAACTTTCAGGATACATCTAGGCACTCAGCGTTATCCTGCAGTCCGGTTGGAGATGTTACTCAGGTGAGCAATGGAGGACCACAGCAGAAGACTTCTCAAGTCACAGTGGAACTTGCTCAATCGTACACATCTGCAATTCCATCGCCTGgttttccctctgcttccactgcaaAAGTGAAAAACTGTTCCATGAAGCAGCCTCCGAGGTCAACAAAGACCCCCAAACCTCAGAGTGTAGCTCCCACTGTGCAGACACAAAGCTATGCCAAAACTGCACAAAATCAGAGTTCTGTTATTACGGGACAAGCACAGATCTATTCTACAGCACAGCTCCCCAGCCTCTTGTCGGTCAGTCAGTCCCAAAATTACATTTCATGCCAGGCTCAGAATGTGCCACCTGTCAGCCACTCACAGGACTTCTCATCCAGTAAGGTTGAGAAGCTGCCCTCACTGTATAAGACATTGACTTTTTCTGGGCAATCGCAAGCTATTACTTCTGACAGTCAGACTCTAAGTTACTCCTCAGAGGAACAGGTATTGACCTCAGTTCCAAATGAGAACTACTCTGGGCAAATGAGGGAACTTTCTTCAGTCAGCCAAGCTCAGAACTACTCTTCTAGTCACTCTCAGGGTTTATCTCCAGTTACCCAGTCCCAAGTTAATTTTTCATCTCAATCACAAGTTTTAGCAGCTGTTAGTCCTTCAGAAAGCTATTCTTCAGGGCAGTCTTTAACGTTAACATCACCTTCTCTTTCCTTTAATGCCTCTCCTCGGGTACAAACTCTTCCAGCCTCGAGCCCTAATCAAAGCTATATTTCTTTACATTCTTCTCAGAACTCTCAGTCACAAGAATCCTCCTCTCCGCAGTCTCAAAAGTTTTTGCCATCTGTCCAGTCTCCTTTTGCATCCCCAGCTCACTCCCAGACGCTGCAGAACAACAGACCTTCCTCAGAAACAAAGTCCTATGTTAAAAGGAAGTCTGACTCTAACTTGTACGCCTCATCAAAACAGGAGGAGGAATTATCAATGCAGGACATGCAGGCATTGCAACAGCAAGCTACTCTTGAATCTTCCACTCAAAGCCTAACAGAGGAGGAGATCAATGCTCAGGATGCATCCTACAGGGTCTCAAAAGCAAATGACAGATACTCTCAAAGCGTAATCAGAAGCAACTCTCGTCTTGAAGATCAAGTTGTTGGACTCGCTCTTCAAGGACcaaaaaaagatgaaagaatGGTCAGTTCTGTGGAACAGCTTTCCCAACACATTGGCCATATCAGCAGCCTAAGCCATGATATCAAAAAGACAGCGAATTTAATGCAAACAGCGCAGGGAACTGTGAGTGCTAAGGAACTAAACCAGCAGCATTCCCTTTTGCATAAGGTACATGACAGTAAAGCTCaagagcagcagggccaggtcATCAGCACGCCGCCGCAGGTGCAGCCTCATGCTTTAAGACATGGTCATCAGCTGTGCTTGCCCAGTGCACAGGTACTGCTGGAATCAACCTGTGACTTGCAGATTCTTCACCAGTCAATCCTGCAGTCGGGTTTAGGACAAGCAAAGGCATCACCACAAGTGCAAAGGATACAGAGTCCTCAGCAGGTGGCACATCCATTCCTTCAGATGGATGGTCACATTGTTCAAAGTAATGGGGGTCAttctcagcagcagcttcaTAGTCAGAATGCAGAAGTAATGAAAATGGACATTTCTGAGTCTTCAAAACCACTACAGCAACATTTGACCACAAAAGATCATTTTACTCAGACAAATCAACATGATGCAAAAAATCAATTTGTTTCTCTTAGTTCAATATGCTTCCCAGAATCTATGCTTCTCAACGATGATAGGAATATATTATCCAACGTGGATGACATCTTAGCAGCAACAGTAGCAGCCTGTGGAGTAGCACCATCTGACTTTGCCAAATCAGCCTCTAATGAAGAGGAAATCCAAACTGTGGAAAACAGTGAGGAGTCTAAAACGCAGTTCCGAACGTTGGATGCCAGACACGTGTCTTCTGTTTTCAGTGCCTCACCTACTGTAGTTGGAAAGCCAGCAAGCAGAAATAATATTTCTCTGAATGGAGGCCAAATTACCCTAAATCTTACCCCAGTGTCAACAATACAGACAAAAGCTGTGAGCCTGGATCAGCAGCACCTTGAAACTTCTGATCAGAGTGTACCAATAAGAATGACCTCTCCCACCCTTGGTCCTGgtcaggaggagcaggaggctgtTCGAGTGCAGAAACAATCTAGCATCAGTCACGAGTCTGAAGAAGATAATGATGCTTCTGTTGATGGTGCACTGAATGCAAGGGAGACAGAGTTTGTTTCAAGTGGTAGGAGCCTAAGTGAGGAGAGTGCTGCTTCAGAGAATGATTTTAATGTGGGTGGTGAGGATGGCACAGTAGCAGGTAACCAGTCAAAGGTTCCATTGCAGCCGCTGTCTGTGCCCCAGAGTGCAGATGGAGCCATTAACAGAACTGAAGAAGAATGCCAGGATTTAACTCAAGGGAgccttcagaagaaaaaaagcaaaggaaaaggcCAAAACAAAAATGCTGCAGAAGATGACAGTGCAACTCAGAAACAGGTAAAAAGAAGTGGACAGTGTAAACGTCAAAATTCAAGAGGAAATGATGCATGTTTCACATACTCTTCTCCTGTTTCTGAAGGTTGTTATGATACTTACCAACATCAGGAAAGAATGAGGCAAAAAATTAAAGAAGTTGAAGAAAAACAGCCTGAAGTCAGAACAGGATTTATTGCATCTTTTTTAGACTTTCTAAAGTCTGGGCCTAGGCAACAGTTTTCCACTCCAGCTGTACGAATGCCAAACAGGACTAGGAGACCAGTCACACAAATAGTTCGTGCCCCTTGCCTGCAGCCCTCTGCAAagcctcagccagcagcagcaccacctgTGGCTGCTGAGGTCAGTGGAGAAAGTCCAACCAAAAAAGCTGATGAGGAACTTAAGAAAAATTTAGAAACCCtgccttcattttcttctgatGAAGATGATTCTGTGGGTGGTAACCATGATCTTCAGAAGAGCATCTCTACTGCATTGTCAGCCCTGGATGAAACATCTGACAAAAAGATCAGATCAGGTAAAAGGGTTACTACACATGCATATGTTGAAGGAGATTTTTATAGCTgatgggacaaaaaaaaaaatttatctCTCTTCAGGTAAAGGTTTtgatttagttttgttttggtcACAACTgagatttttcttcaaaatgtgTATTGACTATGGACTAAAATAGTGTTTTCCACTATTAGAAAACATGTAAATTATCTTTTTCATGCGACTTAAATAGGACTAATGCCAAAAAGTTATTTTAGCCTGGAGGTGGAATAACGTGTGTGTTCTCTTCGATTCTGGCTTGAAACACCAAATATgattttcatctgggaacatCAACAAAATATATTAGAGGGTCTAAACCTATTTCAAACAAATTCTAGCAAGAGAATCTATTAATAATTGCATCAGCAGGTGATAGGTTCTTGCTGGTAAGCACACATTTTCTGTGACAATGGAGTTGCACTGGATATGTGTGCGAAACAACTTTTGCTCTTGTAAATTGCACTCATTTACTTCTTGTAAACTTGTGGTCCAAGGTAGGAGTCATTTGAACCATATTGATCAGGGGTGTTGTAGCTCCATGTGTGTTGATAGGTTACtaacaaaagaacaaaacctGGGAAGGATTGTTTGGGTAGGGAAGAGCAGGCAGCAACCACTGATCACAGGAGTAATTAGTTTTTCACACACTTTTCAGCTTCACTTGTGCTACCTCCATGCTGTACATGCATGTTCAGAGCTTTTAACTGATGGTGCTTTGTTTTGAAGTATTTTCAGCATAGAGAATGTTTTTGCCTGGACAGGTCTCCtcagtaaagattttttttttctccccctctgGTAAGCAATTAGAAACTATCCAGCCAATCACATAATTGTGCTAATTCCAGAGAAATACCATTGTCTTCCAAAATAATCGCAGGGAGAAAATGAAACAATTCTTTAACTCTTCTCAGGATTCAGAACCTGTGACCCATAAGCTGATTCTTAACAAGAGAGAATGAAGTAATGGTTTCCCTTTCTAGattaaaggagaaaaggagatttttctttctctaggTGTGACATGATTTACTGAAAAATACATAGCAAAATTAAACTTGGATTGTAATAATCACACCTCAGATACTGGGAAATTATTGCAGAATACTTGAGATGCTGAACAATACTTTATCTTAATTACTattctgggttttttctgtgGCTACTTCCATGTAATTATGTTAAGTGCATGCATTTCAAAAAGGCTGTTACAGAGGATGAAGTTCCTTCTGTGTCTTTCAGCTGAATATATATTTCAAACAAGAAAGCACTGGTTATTTTTATTCCCAGAAAGCTGAAATCTAGGCAGTGCCGAGGCATGAGCCTCTTGCTGAAGTTTGTAAGCCATTTCTGTTTACAATgtccaaagaaatatttcaaatgggttttttctgtttgttggtttgttttttttttggtgagcaTTTCCATTAATGCTTTATTTTTAGTGATTTATTTTATGATATTATTGTATCTTCTTTGTTATCCATAAGGATGTAATATTTATGTCACCAGTTTCTTGAATTCACCTTCCTGTTTTGTGACACACGAGATTGTTTGTATAAGATGCTAAACAATGacatctttcttcctttcttgctgGTGTTTTGCAGGTTTTCTAGTAATACCCTCTTCTGTCTGTTTTTGCAAATAAGTATAGACAGATGAATATTAAAACATAGTCTTTTGTTGATAGTATTAAGTAATACATGTACCTTTATCTGCTGTTCTGACAAATATGTAGATACAACTGGCCAACTAATAATGGTATGACTAATTAAAGCTGTCAGAGCTCTCTTTCACTGAAGAAGTagaaaatatttgcaataaTGTGAGGTGATGTATCTGGAAGAAGATATTTCACATTCCAAATTAACAATTTTATTGAATGGATTTAATGAATCTTCACTTAGGTATATAGGTTTTGTATTGATACATTAATTTGATATTTAACTCATTTGTTTGGAGTCACTTTTGTTAAAATATGTTGCATTATCTTTTGTATAATTTTTCAAGTGAAAAAGTCAACAATTAGCAGTGATTGTAACAAAAATATGCAGTGGTTTAATTTTTCTGAGTGATATTAGTAACTGTGTTATAGTTAATataatttgatttcttttagaTCAGCAAGTCACTGTTAAAACTAATATGCATAGAAGATTGTAAAGTAATATCTAAAAAGgattctaatttttttcaggTGGGAAAGAATAATTTTGAAAGGTGGGACTTCTCTTTGGCTCTTTGGAATAGAGGAGGAAAGGAAtgttcttttcccttctttgttTTGTATCATCAGTTCTCATTGCTCACCTCTGTTAATATTAAAAATCATTAGGCTATTGCTAAAGTTTTAATCTGGAACTTCCCGTTGCCTTATCATAAGATATAAATTACAAATGTCCAAAAGtcacacagaaaatgttttcatattTAATGTGTATTTCTCTTTCTGCAATCCAATTTCAAAAGATTTATCAGCAGATGACAAGATTCAGTGTTGTAACCTTTACTGTTGTATTTGTTTATTGTCACAAAGTACAGCAGTATTACCTGGTGATTATGTCTGTAACTATCAAATTGTTTTCCAAAGCATTCAGTTTTGTTAATTCCAGATGCTAACAGATGTAGCAGTTTAATACAAACAGAGGTATATTAGCTACAGTATTCTGGTTTTGTTTAAGATTTAGTTGTGGTCAAATACTGCTTCTAATTTAACTCCTAGAACAGGTGTTTTTCCTAGAATAGCTGCTTTTAATATAAATTGTaacagaaaagaagagaaacctAGCTCCATATTACATTGCTAAGCCTTGATAATTTAActgaaatttgggtttttttcttcagaaactgAAAAAGTGACAGCTGttactgctgctgccaccaccaccagtGCTGTGGTAAAGCAGGAATCTCCACAGACAACTGCTCCTGTAGGCAATGTGCAGGAGAAAATGAATCCAGCTGAACCCTTAAAAGTAGCTCAACAGGATGCTGTGACTTCAGAACAATTGGCAAAAATGCAGGAGACTGTTGCAATAGAAGGATGTACTGATGAGGAGAATATGGACAGTGAAGGAGAGGGGATGTACAGAGAACGTGATGAATTTGTAGTGAAGATTGAAGATATAGAGACACTAAAGGTAATCTGAATATTTACTGGGGGGGAAACACAGCACAAAACCCCTGCGTATGAATTTAGCCTCAAGGAACTACCAGAAGAGGAAAGGCTGCAGATtagttttctctttctattcTAATATTCCCTGATTGCTGCCAAAATGCCTTAAAGGTGTCTTTCTAGTGCAGATTATAAACATGTTTTGAATGTACATGGCCCATTTTATGCTACATACATAATAAAGTAAATCTGTGTGCTGGTAACCTCTGTTAGAACTTGGAATTACCTATTTGAATATTAAAAAGCATAAATTTTTCAAAGGCTCTTGACTACTTTTTTTAAGATAGCAGTAGACTTTCAAGTGTAACTTTGCAAAAGAACTTGAATGGAAGTGGCTTCTGGTTCTTTGTAAGAGGTTCTGCTTTGATTTCAACAAGAAATTATTGCCATAAGCAACCAGTACAACTCTTCACATGAGTTTATGTGAATTTCCTTGTTGTCTTtgattgtttggttttgttgctttGCCATTTTAATTCCTCTGCATGTGAACCTTTCCTTTTGTTGCTATCATAGTCAGCAATATTCTTACTGTTAGAAAATTTCTGGTTTTGATTACTTGTTTCTGTGCCCATCCTCTGAAGCTGCAGTTTTAAATGAAGTAATGCTGCTTTGTCACATAAGACGAGTGTTATCAGTTTGAAATATTCCCTTGTCACTTATAAAATGGATTTAAGTACATTAGGAGATGTTTTGAATTTTGTTAGTTCAGGAGTCATGAAAAGGTAATCAATGTTTGACTACTTTTTCCAAAAGGTTTATTTGACTTAGTAGTTTGTTTGTAAGATCTAGAGAAAATTCTCATTCAAGCTGATAATTACAAACTTGCCTTGATGCAAACAGGACTTAATAATGATGGTGTTGGAATTTTAAAtgattatttacattttatccTTGGGTAACTTCCTCAAAAAACGTGATGCACAAACacatttctggaagaaaaataagcatTGCTTTTAGCAATTTTTATGTTCTTCCAGGTTGCTTTGCAGACAGGAAAAGAGCCTCCAGCTATCTGGAAAGTACAGAAGGCTTTATTGCAGAAGTTTGTTCCTGAAGTGCGTGACGGACACAGAGAGTTTGCTGCTACTAACAGTGTGAGTCCTCAGAATTCCTTGGGAAgcctcctgggagctgctttcATGGAAGGCTGGGAAACTAAATAGAATGTGATTCTGCATACATTCTTAGCAATCATCCTTGAGGGGAAAACCCCCTCCAACTCTCCCTGAAGACATCTGTGGActgattttctgcttttcagcacGGGGTCTTTGATATCATTTTGGTATCACTTTGATCTCTTTTGTAAAGGAACAAGTTTTCCTGACCAGAATAAAATCAGTGGAAAAAAGCTGGTGAACTAACTGATACAGAGAGGAAGGATACAGTTTTAACAGGCAGTCTTTTGCCAGGCAGATAATGCTTTTGGGATAACACACGTGGGGAATAAAatcaagggagaaaaagaagccCACAGTACCTCCCTTACCATATTGTCTTCAGTTT is part of the Passer domesticus isolate bPasDom1 chromosome 6, bPasDom1.hap1, whole genome shotgun sequence genome and harbors:
- the QSER1 gene encoding glutamine and serine-rich protein 1 isoform X1, coding for MMDRNYPATPGFAEPLAPGTAPPAASWAYERGAGSLKPSLSYGGGHSSHSETDLHRQTYTASHQLPGYSTTQHAAGLSGIFDTSMHSAGGNTKETSSVMNFLSAIESRTAQAVSSGSTLLPQFRAPSWQTGMHSSTATELFVTGALPTSGTFPPTSALSAYQHPNTFSSRNFATTPSLTLQDATFSATSNGLLTAHDPLLQIKTSQGTVPTALTFERLGSSVLSTSVPPQSSTYRSAQESAPHLLQPQFSLLPSTLGGAQQVSQAYSTSVFTGSTASMDRALQRECSVIKHHQRPSSTQSVQPQLTVSQHSLHSYLTSTSGVNFQDTSRHSALSCSPVGDVTQVSNGGPQQKTSQVTVELAQSYTSAIPSPGFPSASTAKVKNCSMKQPPRSTKTPKPQSVAPTVQTQSYAKTAQNQSSVITGQAQIYSTAQLPSLLSVSQSQNYISCQAQNVPPVSHSQDFSSSKVEKLPSLYKTLTFSGQSQAITSDSQTLSYSSEEQVLTSVPNENYSGQMRELSSVSQAQNYSSSHSQGLSPVTQSQVNFSSQSQVLAAVSPSESYSSGQSLTLTSPSLSFNASPRVQTLPASSPNQSYISLHSSQNSQSQESSSPQSQKFLPSVQSPFASPAHSQTLQNNRPSSETKSYVKRKSDSNLYASSKQEEELSMQDMQALQQQATLESSTQSLTEEEINAQDASYRVSKANDRYSQSVIRSNSRLEDQVVGLALQGPKKDERMVSSVEQLSQHIGHISSLSHDIKKTANLMQTAQGTVSAKELNQQHSLLHKVHDSKAQEQQGQVISTPPQVQPHALRHGHQLCLPSAQVLLESTCDLQILHQSILQSGLGQAKASPQVQRIQSPQQVAHPFLQMDGHIVQSNGGHSQQQLHSQNAEVMKMDISESSKPLQQHLTTKDHFTQTNQHDAKNQFVSLSSICFPESMLLNDDRNILSNVDDILAATVAACGVAPSDFAKSASNEEEIQTVENSEESKTQFRTLDARHVSSVFSASPTVVGKPASRNNISLNGGQITLNLTPVSTIQTKAVSLDQQHLETSDQSVPIRMTSPTLGPGQEEQEAVRVQKQSSISHESEEDNDASVDGALNARETEFVSSGRSLSEESAASENDFNVGGEDGTVAGNQSKVPLQPLSVPQSADGAINRTEEECQDLTQGSLQKKKSKGKGQNKNAAEDDSATQKQVKRSGQCKRQNSRGNDACFTYSSPVSEGCYDTYQHQERMRQKIKEVEEKQPEVRTGFIASFLDFLKSGPRQQFSTPAVRMPNRTRRPVTQIVRAPCLQPSAKPQPAAAPPVAAEVSGESPTKKADEELKKNLETLPSFSSDEDDSVGGNHDLQKSISTALSALDETSDKKIRSETEKVTAVTAAATTTSAVVKQESPQTTAPVGNVQEKMNPAEPLKVAQQDAVTSEQLAKMQETVAIEGCTDEENMDSEGEGMYRERDEFVVKIEDIETLKVALQTGKEPPAIWKVQKALLQKFVPEVRDGHREFAATNSYLGYFGDAKTKYKRVYVKFVENANKKEYVRVCSKKPRIKPVQSARTIHCKPSNSNIKPPEPPTPKPAATKVSSVKPKAKQPKVKAEPPPKKRKKWKEEFSSSQSDSSPEAQSEEDEVVPPAPLVTRFLNTRAMKETFKSYMELLVSIALDPDTMQALEKSNDELLLPHMRKIDGMLNDNRKRLLSKLRLDHAFKNALENFPELTVVTRDAKTKCGGTSVSKIKMNGKAYNKKTLRASKSTTKSAQEFTVDPEKIQLYSLYHSLHHYKYHIYLTCKEEISSVQKTSADLGQEEIVQLCMKNIKWVEDLFEKFGELLNRVQQKCS
- the QSER1 gene encoding glutamine and serine-rich protein 1 isoform X2, which produces MHSAGGNTKETSSVMNFLSAIESRTAQAVSSGSTLLPQFRAPSWQTGMHSSTATELFVTGALPTSGTFPPTSALSAYQHPNTFSSRNFATTPSLTLQDATFSATSNGLLTAHDPLLQIKTSQGTVPTALTFERLGSSVLSTSVPPQSSTYRSAQESAPHLLQPQFSLLPSTLGGAQQVSQAYSTSVFTGSTASMDRALQRECSVIKHHQRPSSTQSVQPQLTVSQHSLHSYLTSTSGVNFQDTSRHSALSCSPVGDVTQVSNGGPQQKTSQVTVELAQSYTSAIPSPGFPSASTAKVKNCSMKQPPRSTKTPKPQSVAPTVQTQSYAKTAQNQSSVITGQAQIYSTAQLPSLLSVSQSQNYISCQAQNVPPVSHSQDFSSSKVEKLPSLYKTLTFSGQSQAITSDSQTLSYSSEEQVLTSVPNENYSGQMRELSSVSQAQNYSSSHSQGLSPVTQSQVNFSSQSQVLAAVSPSESYSSGQSLTLTSPSLSFNASPRVQTLPASSPNQSYISLHSSQNSQSQESSSPQSQKFLPSVQSPFASPAHSQTLQNNRPSSETKSYVKRKSDSNLYASSKQEEELSMQDMQALQQQATLESSTQSLTEEEINAQDASYRVSKANDRYSQSVIRSNSRLEDQVVGLALQGPKKDERMVSSVEQLSQHIGHISSLSHDIKKTANLMQTAQGTVSAKELNQQHSLLHKVHDSKAQEQQGQVISTPPQVQPHALRHGHQLCLPSAQVLLESTCDLQILHQSILQSGLGQAKASPQVQRIQSPQQVAHPFLQMDGHIVQSNGGHSQQQLHSQNAEVMKMDISESSKPLQQHLTTKDHFTQTNQHDAKNQFVSLSSICFPESMLLNDDRNILSNVDDILAATVAACGVAPSDFAKSASNEEEIQTVENSEESKTQFRTLDARHVSSVFSASPTVVGKPASRNNISLNGGQITLNLTPVSTIQTKAVSLDQQHLETSDQSVPIRMTSPTLGPGQEEQEAVRVQKQSSISHESEEDNDASVDGALNARETEFVSSGRSLSEESAASENDFNVGGEDGTVAGNQSKVPLQPLSVPQSADGAINRTEEECQDLTQGSLQKKKSKGKGQNKNAAEDDSATQKQVKRSGQCKRQNSRGNDACFTYSSPVSEGCYDTYQHQERMRQKIKEVEEKQPEVRTGFIASFLDFLKSGPRQQFSTPAVRMPNRTRRPVTQIVRAPCLQPSAKPQPAAAPPVAAEVSGESPTKKADEELKKNLETLPSFSSDEDDSVGGNHDLQKSISTALSALDETSDKKIRSETEKVTAVTAAATTTSAVVKQESPQTTAPVGNVQEKMNPAEPLKVAQQDAVTSEQLAKMQETVAIEGCTDEENMDSEGEGMYRERDEFVVKIEDIETLKVALQTGKEPPAIWKVQKALLQKFVPEVRDGHREFAATNSYLGYFGDAKTKYKRVYVKFVENANKKEYVRVCSKKPRIKPVQSARTIHCKPSNSNIKPPEPPTPKPAATKVSSVKPKAKQPKVKAEPPPKKRKKWKEEFSSSQSDSSPEAQSEEDEVVPPAPLVTRFLNTRAMKETFKSYMELLVSIALDPDTMQALEKSNDELLLPHMRKIDGMLNDNRKRLLSKLRLDHAFKNALENFPELTVVTRDAKTKCGGTSVSKIKMNGKAYNKKTLRASKSTTKSAQEFTVDPEKIQLYSLYHSLHHYKYHIYLTCKEEISSVQKTSADLGQEEIVQLCMKNIKWVEDLFEKFGELLNRVQQKCS